A DNA window from Drosophila pseudoobscura strain MV-25-SWS-2005 chromosome 2, UCI_Dpse_MV25, whole genome shotgun sequence contains the following coding sequences:
- the GlnRS gene encoding probable glutamine--tRNA ligase, with the protein MAGEDLIAQFQTLGMSEQKAKETLKNANVTKNLQLALAQAAGAPLADGTGMLLYHMASKLKAQQAEQLPLLVRYIVERKLDNTQRVDAALEYLLKCGQKLKANIDVKELEQECGVGVVVTPEEIERIVQAKIKSSYKEALLEQRYHFNSFKILQDVRGELKWADAKSVKAAIDVEIFDLLGPKTEADLKPPVKQNEKPKAAKPKSEANPSLQAMEAASDGANTIAELMKTKVHFHAPGENFKTDGYVVTEHTERLLKEHLQKTGGRVHTRFPPEPNGILHIGHAKAININFGYAAAQDGICYLRYDDTNPEKEEEKFFVGIKDMVEWLGYKPAKITYSSDNFQQLYEWAVVLIRKGLAYVCHQKAEELKGFTPKPSPWRERPIEESLQLFEDMKRGKIDEGAATLRLKVTLEEGKVDPVAYRIKFIPHHRTGDTWCIYPTYDYTHCLCDSIEQITHSLCTKEFQSRRSSYYWLCNALEIYCPVQWEYGRLNMNYALVSKRKIGKLITEKIVHDWDDPRLFTLTALRRRGFPAEAINNFCAQMGVTGAQIAVDPAMLEASVRDVLNLTAPRRLVVLEPLKVTIKNFPHAAPVQLEVPDFPQNQEKGSHKITLDKVIYIERGDFKVEPEKGYRRLSPKQSVGLRHAGLVISVEEIVKHPDTGEVVELICSSQSAEQAEKPKAFVQWVSQPIPLEVRLYEQLFKHKNPEDTNEVPGGFLTDISEHTISVVQAFADQALAQVKVYDKFQFERIGFFSVDPDTSNNRIVFNRTVGLKEDAGKK; encoded by the coding sequence ATGGCAGGCGAGGATTTGATTGCCCAATTCCAGACGCTCGGCATGAGCGAGCAAAAGGCCAAGGAGACGCTCAAGAATGCCAACGTGACGAAGAACCTACAATTGGCACTGGCCCAGGCAGCCGGCGCTCCCCTCGCCGACGGCACGGGCATGTTGCTCTACCACATGGCCAGCAAACTGAAGGCGCAGCAAGCGGAGCAGCTGCCCCTTCTGGTGCGCTATATTGTGGAGCGCAAGCTGGACAACACCCAGCGCGTGGATGCCGCCCTGGAGTATCTTCTTAAGTGTGGCCAGAAGCTGAAAGCCAACATCGATGTGAAGGAGCTGGAACAGGAGTGCGGAGTGGGTGTAGTGGTCACGCCGGAGGAAATCGAACGCATCGTGCAGGCCAAGATCAAAAGCAGCTACAAGGAAGCCCTACTGGAGCAGCGCTACCACTTCAATTCCTTTAAAATCCTACAGGATGTGAGGGGCGAACTCAAGTGGGCGGATGCCAAGTCGGTGAAGGCAGCCATAGACGTGGAGATATTCGATCTGCTGGGTCCCAAAACGGAGGCGGACTTGAAGCCCCCAGTCAAGCAGAACGAGAAGCCCAAGGCGGCCAAACCCAAGTCAGAAGCGAATCCATCTTTGCAAGCTATGGAGGCTGCGTCCGATGGAGCCAACACCATAGCGGAGCTAATGAAAACGAAGGTTCACTTCCATGCTCCCGGTGAGAACTTCAAGACTGATGGCTATGTCGTGACCGAGCATACCGAGAGATTATTGAAGGAGCATCTCCAGAAGACTGGCGGACGTGTCCACACGAGATTTCCCCCTGAGCCCAATGGCATCCTGCACATTGGCCATGCGAAGGCCATTAACATCAATTTCGGCTATGCTGCTGCTCAGGACGGTATCTGCTATCTGCGCTATGATGACACCAATCCCgaaaaggaggaggaaaaaTTCTTTGTGGGCATCAAGGATATGGTAGAGTGGCTGGGATACAAGCCTGCGAAGATTACCTACTCCTCGGACAACTTCCAGCAGCTGTACGAATGGGCTGTGGTCCTCATTCGCAAGGGATTGGCCTATGTCTGCCACCAAAAAGCTGAGGAGCTGAAGGGCTTCACTCCCAAGCCAAGTCCCTGGCGTGAACGTCCAATCGAGGAATCGCTGCAACTGTTCGAGGACATGAAGAGGGGTAAGATCGATGAGGGAGCGGCCACCCTGCGACTGAAGGTTACTCTGGAAGAGGGAAAAGTTGATCCAGTGGCGTACCGCATCAAGTTTATTCCACACCATCGCACGGGCGATACGTGGTGCATTTATCCGACGTACGACTACACGCACTGCCTGTGCGATTCCATCGAACAGATCACCCACTCCTTGTGCACCAAGGAGTTCCAATCCCGTCGCTCCTCCTACTACTGGCTGTGCAATGCGCTGGAGATCTATTGTCCTGTTCAGTGGGAATACGGCAGACTGAACATGAACTATGCCTTAGTCTCCAAGCGGAAAATTGGCAAATTGATTACAGAAAAGATTGTTCACGACTGGGATGATCCCAGGCTCTTCACCCTGACTGCCCTGAGACGAAGGGGCTTCCCAGCGGAGGCCATCAACAATTTCTGCGCCCAGATGGGTGTAACAGGCGCTCAAATTGCTGTGGATCCAGCCATGTTGGAGGCCTCTGTGCGCGATGTACTCAATTTGACGGCACCACGTCGTCTGGTTGTCCTGGAACCCCTCAAGGTGACCATCAAGAACTTCCCACATGCGGCGCCCGTGCAGTTGGAGGTGCCGGATTTCCCACAAAATCAAGAGAAGGGTTCGCACAAGATCACCCTCGACAAGGTGATCTACATAGAGCGAGGCGACTTCAAAGTGGAGCCAGAGAAGGGATATCGCCGTCTGTCGCCCAAGCAATCGGTCGGTCTTCGTCACGCCGGCCTGGTGATCAGCGTGGAAGAGATTGTGAAGCATCCAGACACTGGAGAAGTCGTTGAGCTGATTTGTTCCAGCCAATCTGCGGAGCAGGCCGAGAAGCCCAAGGCTTTTGTCCAGTGGGTCTCCCAGCCCATACCTCTGGAGGTGCGTCTGTACGAGCAACTGTTTAAGCACAAGAATCCTGAGGATACAAATGAGGTGCCCGGTGGCTTCTTAACAGACATCAGCGAGCACACCATCTCAGTGGTGCAGGCTTTCGCGGATCAGGCCCTTGCCCAGGTCAAGGTCTATGACAAGTTCCAATTCGAGAGAATTGGCTTCTTCTCCGTGGATCCGGACACCTCAAACAATAGAATTGTTTTCAACCGCACTGTGGGCCTCAAAGAGGACGCTGGCAAAAAATAA
- the LOC4802365 gene encoding peptidyl-prolyl cis-trans isomerase NIMA-interacting 4, whose amino-acid sequence MPPKKDAKGGKDAGKGGKKPAAEDKSAGKEKKGGNAVKVRHILCEKQGKIMEAMEKLKAGQKFPEVATAYSEDKARQGGDLGWQIRGAMVGPFQDAAFALPISNVNNPVYTDPPVKTKFGYHIIMVEGKK is encoded by the exons ATGCCACCAAAGAAGGACGCCAAGGGTGGCAAGGATGCCGGTAAAGGCGGAAAGAAGCCAGCAGCGGAAGATAAGT CTGCCGGCAAGGAGAAGAAAGGAGGCAATGCCGTCAAGGTGCGCCACATTCTGTGCGAGAAGCAGGGCAAGATTATGGAGGCAATGGAGAAGCTAAAGGCTGGCCAAAAGTTCCCCGAGGTGGCCACCGCCTACAGCGAGGACAAGGCACGTCAGGGCGGCGACCTAGGCTGGCAGATTCGTGGTGCGATGGTGGGTCCATTCCAAGACGCCGCCTTCGCCCTGCCCATATCGAATGTCAACAATCCCGTGTACACAGATCCCCCGGTCAAGACCAAGTTTGGCTATCACATCATAATGGTAGAGGGAAAGAAATAA
- the Kdsr gene encoding 3-ketodihydrosphingosine reductase gives MINAIISKFVGGFEWFRLVIMEFSWDIIVSLGLVVLAHSIVYVFVMKKRAKSIDGRHVVVTGGSSGIGVCLAIECVTKGAHVTIIARDEKRLKAAVDQLELVRQRADQKIQYRSLDIGGDYEEVARVLAETEETVGPIYALLNCAGMAICGVFEEVSVRDVHKLMNVNFFGSYNCTRHVLPKMKRAREGIIVITSSQAAMFGIYGYGPYAASKYALRAMAETIAMESREHGVSVTLALPCDTNTPGFEEEEKSKPRETKIISGGGGLLKPEDMAKAILQDALKGNFISTVGAESWLITMLGGGLLPWDGFFTNLLHALVIGPLRLVGYGLHKYFNSIIRKCAKEDRAGDKVESK, from the exons ATGATAAATGCCATTATCTCAAAATTTGTTGGTGGATTCGAATGGTTTCGGCTTGTTATCATGGAATTCAGCTGGGACATTATTGTCTCCCTCGGCCTTGTGGTGCTAGCACACAGTATAGTCTACGTTTTTGTAATGAAAAAGAGAGCCAAGAGCATCGATGGACGCCATGTCGTGGTCACCGGCGGCTCGAGCGGCATTGGGGTCTGCCTGGCCATAGAATGCGTCACGAAGGGAGCCCATGTTACGATTATAGCGCGTGACGAAAAAAGGCTCA AAGCGGCCGTGGACCAGTTGGAGCTTGTGCGCCAGCGAGCGGATCAAAAGATTCAGTACCGCAGCCTGGACATTGGTGGAGACTATGAGGAAGTGGCTCGCGTGCTGGCTGAGACCGAGGAAACTGTTGGCCCCATTTACGCCTTGCTCAATTGTGCGGGCATGGCCATTTGCGGAGTCTTCGAGGAAGTTTCTGTTCGGGATGTCCACAAGCTGATGAATGTCAACTTCTTTGGCAGCTACAACTGTACCCGCCACGTCCTGCCCAAGATGAAGCGGGCGAGGGAGGGCATTATTGTGATTACCTCATCGCAGGCCGCCATGTTCGGCATCTATGGCTATGGACCGTATGCAGCCAGTAAATACGCGCTGCGAGCCATGGCCGAAACGATCGCAATGGAGTCCAGAGAGCACGGCGTCAGTGTCACCTTGGCCTTGCCCTGTGACACAAACACCCCAGGGtttgaggaggaggagaagtcCAAGCCACGCGAAACGAAGATCATTTCGGGCGGTGGAGGTCTTCTGAAGCCGGAGGACATGGCCAAAGCCATTCTCCAGGATGCCTTG AAGGGCAACTTTATCTCGACTGTGGGCGCAGAGAGCTGGCTGATTACCATGTTGGGCGGCGGTCTGCTGCCCTGGGATGGCTTCTTTACAAATCTCCTGCACGCCTTGGTCATAGGTCCACTGCGTTTGGTCGGCTATGGCCTGCACAAGTACTTCAATAGCATCATACGGAAATGTGCCAAGGAGGATCGGGCTGGCGATAAAGTGGAATCGAAGTGA